From the genome of Pseudomonas yamanorum, one region includes:
- a CDS encoding DUF7693 family protein produces MTLTDCPDESMPALTAMEVCQVLRDAIFGRRAMVRLCARTWGELYTGMLMVDIEALLYAFNTPNKPFRHILPKDTTQVITHY; encoded by the coding sequence ATGACTTTAACCGATTGCCCTGACGAGTCTATGCCTGCACTCACTGCAATGGAGGTTTGCCAAGTGCTGCGCGATGCCATTTTTGGGCGACGCGCGATGGTCAGATTATGCGCCCGGACATGGGGCGAGCTATATACCGGAATGCTCATGGTCGACATTGAGGCACTCCTATACGCATTCAATACGCCAAACAAGCCGTTTAGACATATACTTCCTAAGGATACAACTCAAGTTATAACCCACTATTGA
- a CDS encoding histone-like nucleoid-structuring protein, MvaT/MvaU family: MSRLAEFRALEQQLAAQLAELETLKNDDGLKREIEFETKFRDLLGEYGYSLRNIVAIIDPHSSNRRAPAAAEIKGSRKARALKVYKNPHSGEVVETKGGNHKVLKEWKAQYGSDKVETWLAQ; encoded by the coding sequence ATGTCCCGTCTCGCTGAATTCCGTGCGCTTGAACAACAGCTTGCTGCCCAATTAGCAGAGCTTGAAACACTGAAAAACGATGATGGTCTGAAGCGTGAGATTGAATTCGAAACGAAATTTCGTGATCTGCTGGGTGAGTATGGTTACAGCTTGCGCAATATTGTCGCGATTATCGATCCGCACTCTTCAAACCGCCGTGCTCCAGCAGCTGCTGAAATCAAAGGCTCCCGTAAGGCTCGGGCTCTAAAGGTTTACAAGAATCCTCACTCGGGCGAAGTCGTCGAGACTAAGGGCGGCAACCACAAGGTGTTGAAAGAATGGAAGGCTCAGTACGGTTCTGACAAGGTCGAGACTTGGCTGGCTCAGTAA
- a CDS encoding fimbrial protein — translation MKQISLIALAMAAAVSSNAFAETGTLTFTGNLNTSTCTVTPGGSAGSGGSAGVIDVAMGDVSFADLGTVAGDGSVGASFTPIDLGLECSEATGKTSVVMSFDPASGSGLDASDNRLLSLASGGATGAGIALINSNNKIIDLGAGEEIKAPLTVDGSGEGTADFALRATYVSNGGTEAAGVANASLPFLLTYE, via the coding sequence ATGAAACAGATTTCGCTTATCGCCCTCGCTATGGCCGCCGCTGTTTCCAGCAATGCATTTGCTGAGACCGGTACCCTGACTTTCACTGGTAACCTGAACACTTCGACCTGTACCGTAACTCCTGGCGGTTCTGCTGGTTCAGGTGGTAGCGCAGGCGTTATCGATGTTGCCATGGGTGATGTGTCGTTCGCGGATCTGGGAACAGTTGCTGGTGATGGCAGTGTGGGCGCGTCCTTTACTCCTATCGACCTTGGGCTCGAATGCTCTGAGGCCACAGGCAAAACCTCGGTGGTAATGAGCTTCGATCCGGCGAGCGGTAGCGGTCTTGATGCTTCTGATAACCGACTTCTGAGCCTTGCATCTGGCGGTGCGACCGGTGCTGGTATTGCGCTCATCAATTCCAACAACAAAATTATCGATTTGGGCGCTGGAGAAGAAATTAAGGCACCTCTAACCGTTGACGGCAGCGGTGAGGGTACTGCAGATTTTGCCTTGCGTGCCACATATGTAAGTAATGGTGGAACTGAAGCTGCTGGTGTTGCCAACGCAAGCCTGCCGTTTCTGCTGACCTACGAGTAA
- a CDS encoding ATP-binding protein, with amino-acid sequence MVAIPCEPKTYRNEDTTIYFFRALSLILILLHSSVLLAELDALRLIVRTPVIPAAADLSPATLNWLENHRRIRVAVWGTDPYPPFDLQYQADGFEGISADYLGVLSQSLNIPLAIFRFASQVEAEQALLQGQVEMLALYTDDAHTRSDILTSLPYFLNQSVILKRPSDVLDTSGDLAGRRLGIAADAQVVARVKILYPHAQIVHYNTPQNAVAALVYGQVDVLWSDLASAEYLINRAYLNKATAGSLSRTPSFNASFAVSADNLALLDGINQVLVSLPLARRMRIASRWRMGAQHVERANPLALTHPEKIWLNANKHVRVVVNGTYAPITFFDEKLVLHGLGADVLSHIQKRSGLIFTVIPADSIITAVDMLNSNQADLIGALAVGENRKETMLFSRPYLASPFVIASKIDDPPLLSLEDLNGKSLAIPEGNPLIPWLSMEFPKIKLVRTGDAANGIELLSTGKVDGTVNTQISAEYFIENFFKDSMRINSNVGARTAHIAMATRQDEPLLLSIINKAMMDIPPEELSRIVERWRTRSNPTPASSWSNYRSFVYNSVGITVAIALLFIAWNVYLRKQINQRKKAELALSDQLEFTRTLVDGSPVAQYVRDKHGRLLQCNDAYLDFLKTDRKEVIGKTLNESPIMTSEITESYHSLYKQTLIDGKPTFANLEVFVQGLPYQIYHWTLPFRNSAGEHVGIIGGWLDITERERLLLDIIKAKEIADAASRSKSVFLASMSHEIRTPMNAITGLLELLQYRSDDKEQAKEYLQIAHESAQSLLALVGDILDLSKIEAGAITSSLQATNIAELIESVFTLFEQSAKKKGLEIMLIIEVQDPYVLVDSLMLKQIVSNLLSNAIKFTKSGNVELSIFQDINISDAQSRRYTVEVTDTGPGMSDEQQEAIFEPFVQVGNQSMADRGTGLGLSISQRLAALMSSSIEVESELGAGSTFGLSFSARLSNKSELYAPATLNEHQLARLHILIADDHSANRLLLSRQLEFSGHTVDAAEDGEMAFSLWRNAKTPYDLIITDCNMPRIDGLDFTRMLRKVESNLAESRIPILGLTANAQSEMIVACKKAGMTECLFKPITLEEINRQISRIFGDRTQVSQSSENRLITADTDFENKNFTKDDAFFEELIYTNRLDAEKISIYLEEQNLPGLASLAHRIKGAAQYVDANEVVDACIAIEASAKSKNTAYLEDEVSTLTRALQRLEQLIYTRLKSRNTTSNLDSKDKT; translated from the coding sequence ATGGTTGCCATACCCTGCGAACCCAAAACCTATAGAAATGAGGATACGACCATCTATTTTTTCAGAGCCCTGAGCCTCATCCTCATTTTGCTTCATAGCTCTGTCCTGCTAGCCGAGCTCGATGCTCTTCGGTTGATCGTCCGAACGCCTGTAATACCTGCTGCTGCCGACCTCTCGCCAGCTACCCTAAACTGGCTCGAAAATCATAGGCGCATAAGGGTCGCGGTATGGGGCACAGACCCCTACCCTCCGTTCGACCTTCAGTACCAAGCTGATGGATTTGAAGGCATAAGTGCTGACTATTTAGGCGTCCTCTCACAAAGCTTAAATATCCCACTGGCTATATTCCGTTTTGCCAGCCAAGTGGAAGCAGAACAGGCTCTGCTCCAAGGTCAGGTCGAAATGCTGGCACTCTATACTGATGATGCACATACGAGATCGGATATCCTTACATCTCTTCCCTACTTTCTTAATCAGAGTGTAATTTTAAAACGTCCAAGCGATGTCTTAGACACCTCGGGTGATTTAGCTGGACGAAGATTGGGTATCGCTGCGGATGCTCAAGTCGTCGCTAGAGTTAAAATTCTGTACCCACATGCGCAGATCGTGCACTACAACACCCCGCAAAATGCGGTTGCAGCATTGGTATATGGTCAGGTTGATGTCCTCTGGAGCGATCTTGCCTCAGCCGAATACTTGATCAATCGAGCATATCTGAACAAAGCTACCGCCGGTTCTCTATCCCGAACTCCTTCATTTAACGCCAGCTTTGCAGTGAGCGCTGATAACCTTGCGTTACTGGACGGTATCAATCAAGTATTAGTTTCCCTACCTCTCGCACGGAGGATGCGCATCGCATCAAGGTGGAGAATGGGCGCTCAACATGTTGAAAGAGCAAATCCTTTGGCACTTACTCATCCTGAGAAAATCTGGCTCAATGCCAACAAACACGTCCGTGTTGTGGTGAATGGCACATATGCACCTATTACTTTTTTCGATGAAAAACTGGTACTTCATGGCTTAGGCGCAGATGTGCTAAGTCATATTCAGAAACGATCAGGGTTAATATTCACGGTGATACCAGCGGACAGTATCATCACCGCTGTAGATATGCTTAATAGCAACCAAGCGGATTTGATTGGAGCCTTGGCGGTGGGCGAGAATCGTAAAGAAACCATGTTGTTTAGCAGACCTTATTTAGCAAGCCCTTTCGTCATTGCTTCGAAGATAGATGATCCACCACTTTTATCGCTGGAGGATCTGAATGGAAAAAGCTTAGCGATCCCTGAAGGAAATCCACTCATACCGTGGCTGAGTATGGAGTTCCCAAAGATCAAGCTTGTGCGTACTGGCGACGCTGCGAACGGAATTGAGCTATTATCTACAGGCAAGGTAGATGGAACCGTTAATACTCAAATCAGCGCAGAGTATTTTATTGAAAATTTTTTTAAAGATAGCATGCGTATAAACTCTAATGTTGGGGCTCGGACGGCCCATATCGCCATGGCCACACGGCAAGATGAGCCACTATTATTGAGTATTATTAATAAAGCAATGATGGACATCCCCCCAGAGGAGCTTTCACGTATAGTTGAACGCTGGCGTACACGATCAAATCCAACACCGGCCAGTTCTTGGAGCAATTACCGGAGCTTTGTATACAATTCAGTCGGGATTACAGTCGCAATAGCTCTTCTGTTCATTGCTTGGAACGTCTATCTTCGCAAACAAATCAATCAAAGAAAAAAGGCGGAGTTAGCGCTAAGTGATCAACTTGAATTCACCCGAACCCTGGTGGATGGATCTCCCGTCGCACAGTACGTACGTGACAAACATGGGCGTCTTTTACAGTGCAACGACGCTTATCTGGACTTCTTAAAAACAGATCGCAAAGAAGTAATAGGCAAAACTTTAAATGAAAGCCCTATCATGACCTCCGAAATCACGGAGTCGTATCACTCATTATACAAGCAGACGCTCATTGACGGAAAACCAACTTTTGCAAACCTGGAAGTCTTTGTACAAGGACTTCCTTATCAAATTTACCACTGGACACTACCATTCCGAAACTCTGCCGGTGAACACGTTGGTATTATCGGAGGCTGGCTCGACATCACTGAACGAGAGCGCTTACTGCTGGATATAATTAAAGCTAAAGAAATAGCAGATGCGGCGAGCCGTTCAAAATCAGTTTTCCTAGCCAGTATGAGCCACGAAATCAGGACGCCCATGAATGCTATTACCGGTCTTCTTGAGTTATTACAATATCGAAGCGATGATAAAGAGCAAGCTAAGGAATATCTGCAAATCGCTCATGAGTCAGCACAATCACTTCTAGCTTTAGTCGGGGATATACTGGACTTATCAAAAATAGAGGCAGGAGCAATAACATCATCCCTTCAAGCAACCAATATAGCTGAACTGATTGAGTCCGTTTTTACTTTATTTGAGCAGAGCGCGAAGAAAAAAGGCCTTGAAATAATGCTAATTATTGAAGTGCAGGATCCTTACGTCCTTGTAGACTCGCTTATGCTCAAGCAAATTGTCTCTAACTTACTGAGTAACGCTATAAAATTCACGAAATCTGGTAATGTTGAACTGTCTATTTTTCAAGACATCAATATCTCTGACGCCCAGTCGAGACGTTACACCGTTGAGGTCACCGATACAGGGCCTGGTATGAGCGATGAGCAACAGGAGGCCATCTTCGAACCATTTGTCCAGGTGGGTAATCAAAGTATGGCAGATCGAGGCACAGGGCTTGGGCTTAGTATTTCGCAACGCTTAGCGGCATTAATGTCAAGCTCCATAGAGGTCGAAAGTGAACTCGGTGCGGGCTCAACGTTCGGGCTAAGCTTCAGCGCACGACTATCTAACAAGTCGGAGCTTTATGCGCCTGCAACGTTAAATGAACATCAGCTAGCTCGCCTGCATATTCTGATTGCTGATGACCATTCCGCAAACCGGCTGCTCCTCTCCAGACAGCTGGAGTTCTCGGGGCATACAGTTGATGCTGCCGAGGATGGTGAAATGGCTTTCTCATTATGGCGCAACGCCAAGACGCCATACGATCTTATTATCACAGACTGTAATATGCCTAGAATCGACGGCCTGGATTTTACTCGCATGCTGCGTAAAGTAGAAAGTAACCTTGCTGAATCTCGCATTCCTATTCTGGGACTGACCGCTAACGCACAGTCAGAGATGATTGTTGCTTGTAAAAAGGCTGGCATGACCGAATGTCTATTCAAACCAATTACACTTGAAGAAATAAATCGCCAGATCAGCCGGATCTTCGGTGATAGAACACAGGTATCGCAGTCTTCGGAAAACAGGTTAATTACAGCTGATACGGACTTTGAAAACAAAAATTTTACGAAAGATGATGCTTTTTTTGAGGAGCTCATTTATACCAATAGACTCGATGCCGAAAAAATATCAATTTATCTCGAAGAGCAAAATCTACCAGGCTTGGCCAGCCTCGCTCACCGTATCAAGGGCGCGGCCCAGTATGTCGATGCAAATGAGGTTGTAGATGCTTGCATAGCGATTGAAGCTAGCGCCAAATCAAAAAACACAGCCTATTTGGAAGACGAAGTATCAACCCTTACACGTGCGCTGCAACGACTAGAACAGCTTATTTACACACGCCTGAAGAGTCGGAACACGACATCAAATCTAGATAGCAAGGACAAGACATGA
- a CDS encoding YceK/YidQ family lipoprotein, protein MELHMINIHSVSLVAIGLLLSGCGTINTVFRGDDVAGRNLKEWKTQCDSIPRVYSGFFYNLCVLNGPPIMGGKDSAAPGFVPLQIVDIIPSGILDTLVLPYTIYRQNTSANIDIPN, encoded by the coding sequence ATGGAGCTGCATATGATAAATATACATAGCGTGTCACTTGTAGCTATAGGTTTGTTACTTTCGGGGTGCGGAACGATAAATACAGTTTTTCGTGGGGATGATGTGGCCGGTCGCAATCTCAAGGAGTGGAAAACCCAATGTGATTCCATTCCGCGCGTTTACAGCGGGTTTTTTTACAATTTGTGTGTTCTAAATGGCCCCCCTATTATGGGGGGTAAGGACTCCGCAGCGCCTGGATTTGTTCCGTTGCAGATCGTAGATATCATACCTTCTGGTATACTTGACACGCTTGTCCTGCCATATACAATTTATCGTCAGAACACGAGTGCAAACATCGATATTCCTAACTAA
- a CDS encoding fimbrial protein, which translates to MKLLALAVLTSTAMCSEAFADIGENPCQFGPITITNNFIDDISGAPLGSEIGTVDFDITIESCALGGGVPGGGGFYLAGQPSPGYPNWCSTTIDSVKISSGKWGGNGSCSYNHSQLGSIGPGLGDFYFEQTSYPLRYTRQLVYKKVAEIPVGVTQLNLHDPRLMFGFGPNGSSYTGLVSNLATFPSGEVVGTRCSLSSSVIPVDFGQISSSGASREFEIAFGDCSGREDAVSFNNAVSVEFSSENIRADGTALLNCNAADCAKGIQIGLKDSSGRDINLLSGIKLSSNNPSISDDGLIHTFIAEVEARVDEAIEVGKIDTQLVFETVVE; encoded by the coding sequence ATGAAGCTTCTTGCTCTTGCGGTACTTACGAGTACCGCGATGTGCTCTGAGGCCTTCGCTGATATAGGCGAGAATCCTTGTCAGTTCGGGCCAATAACTATTACTAACAATTTTATCGATGATATTTCTGGCGCTCCTTTGGGCTCAGAAATTGGTACTGTTGATTTCGATATTACTATTGAAAGCTGTGCCTTAGGGGGCGGAGTACCTGGGGGCGGAGGCTTCTACTTAGCTGGACAACCTTCACCTGGGTACCCAAATTGGTGCTCCACCACTATTGATAGCGTGAAAATTTCCTCAGGCAAGTGGGGGGGGAACGGGAGCTGTAGCTATAATCATTCACAGCTCGGCTCGATTGGCCCAGGGCTAGGGGACTTTTATTTCGAACAGACGTCCTATCCACTGAGATATACCCGTCAGCTAGTTTATAAAAAAGTCGCTGAAATCCCTGTCGGCGTAACTCAGCTTAATTTGCACGATCCAAGGCTGATGTTTGGCTTTGGGCCGAATGGTAGTTCGTATACCGGATTGGTTTCAAATCTTGCGACATTCCCTAGTGGCGAAGTGGTTGGAACGAGATGTTCACTATCCTCAAGCGTCATACCGGTTGATTTTGGACAGATAAGTAGTTCTGGGGCATCCAGAGAATTCGAGATTGCATTTGGTGACTGTAGTGGTCGAGAGGATGCAGTTTCCTTCAATAATGCTGTGAGTGTGGAATTTAGCTCGGAGAATATACGAGCAGATGGCACGGCTCTATTGAATTGTAACGCCGCAGACTGTGCTAAAGGCATCCAAATTGGGCTGAAAGATAGTAGTGGACGGGATATTAATTTATTGTCGGGGATAAAGCTATCCAGCAATAATCCATCAATCAGTGATGACGGATTGATCCATACATTTATCGCTGAGGTGGAAGCTCGGGTGGATGAGGCTATAGAAGTTGGTAAAATTGATACACAGCTAGTGTTTGAAACTGTTGTGGAGTGA
- a CDS encoding fimbria/pilus outer membrane usher protein, which produces MRKVTQSSNVNRSIPHWRLSRLSLAITLGFSGQAFAESEVKKDFPLLAYNMAFVHGLGEPEDLKQFIEGNSVMPGTYRLDVYANRSLIARQDITFERSSDGEVRPCLTYEMLKNFGIDMDSLKESGKLDPEMSQSACIDLKSVIPEANIEYEQNLLRLHINVPQASMTRSSRGYINPELWDEGVSAAFSNYSLNTGRRNTDSGTTDSLSLNMRNGINVGPWRLRNESTYTDNSNRSGEFSSNRNYAQRDITSLKSQLTLGETYSDADIFDSVRFRGVSLGSDQAMLPESERGYAPVVRGVANSNASVEVKQNGYVIYSTYVSAGPFEITDIYPSGSNGDLEISITEADGQVRTFTQTFASLPVMTRKGNFRYSLDVGQYDSFRDENEQPLFGTGNLVYGLTDDVTVFGGLMASDGYSAVNGGAGFNTRLGALSVDATQSQSDSKQGDNKGQSIRFLYSKTVPDTNTTFTLAGYRYSTEGYRTLDEHVDSNSLDIGDRPTGRARSKFNLTVNQRLGLREGTVYLSASDQDYWNLSGRTRTLQAGYSGAWDKLNYSLNVTHSRYADNYSHRYGQNSGKDRDTQVTLSVSFPLGDEARSSRVSFNATHDKTGTGTRGNVSGYVAGRDDVNYLVGAGRTASGESSGEASITAKTPYATVGAGYSQGSSYDNVTLSARGSVVAHGGGINFGQPIGETFALAEVEDTPGVQVGNYAGVRTGGNGYAIIPNAQPYRTNWVNLNTRDLGADIELETTSQQIIPRRGSITKAKFKAKSGIRLEAVFNSLSGSKVPFGAVVENEEGQQLAIVDPRQTALVLLEKPEGELKVKWGKQSCMAAYSLTDLKSGENYQTQTLSCK; this is translated from the coding sequence ATGCGCAAAGTAACGCAATCATCCAATGTTAATCGGAGTATCCCCCATTGGAGATTATCTCGGCTATCTCTCGCCATCACTCTTGGGTTTTCCGGCCAGGCATTTGCAGAGAGCGAAGTAAAAAAAGACTTCCCGTTATTAGCATATAATATGGCATTTGTGCACGGGCTTGGCGAGCCAGAAGACCTCAAGCAGTTTATTGAGGGTAATAGTGTCATGCCCGGTACATATCGACTTGACGTCTATGCCAATCGATCATTGATTGCTCGTCAAGATATTACGTTCGAGCGCTCATCAGATGGAGAGGTGCGCCCTTGTCTGACCTACGAGATGCTGAAAAATTTTGGGATCGACATGGACAGCTTGAAGGAGTCAGGAAAACTTGACCCTGAAATGTCGCAAAGCGCTTGCATTGATTTGAAGAGCGTAATTCCTGAGGCGAATATTGAGTACGAGCAAAATTTACTCCGGCTGCACATCAATGTTCCCCAGGCGAGCATGACGCGATCATCTCGTGGCTACATTAATCCGGAACTTTGGGATGAAGGAGTTTCAGCCGCGTTCAGTAACTACAGCTTGAACACGGGGCGTCGCAATACCGATAGCGGGACAACAGATTCATTAAGTTTGAATATGCGAAATGGCATCAACGTAGGGCCATGGCGTTTGCGTAACGAGTCAACGTATACAGATAACAGTAACCGCAGCGGTGAATTTTCTAGTAACCGGAACTATGCTCAGCGCGATATCACCAGTTTGAAGAGTCAACTAACGCTGGGCGAAACATATTCCGACGCTGATATTTTTGACAGTGTCCGTTTCCGAGGCGTCTCGCTAGGTTCAGATCAAGCGATGCTGCCTGAGAGTGAGCGTGGATATGCTCCTGTTGTGCGTGGTGTGGCTAACAGTAATGCGAGCGTGGAGGTCAAACAAAATGGCTATGTCATTTATAGCACCTACGTTTCTGCAGGGCCTTTTGAGATTACAGATATCTATCCAAGTGGTTCGAATGGTGATCTAGAAATCTCCATTACTGAGGCCGATGGTCAAGTTCGTACATTTACTCAAACCTTTGCATCGCTACCAGTAATGACTCGGAAAGGAAATTTTCGTTATAGCCTCGATGTAGGACAATACGATTCGTTTCGAGATGAGAATGAGCAGCCTTTGTTTGGTACCGGGAATCTGGTTTACGGTCTTACAGATGACGTGACGGTTTTCGGCGGCCTGATGGCTAGTGATGGTTACAGTGCTGTTAATGGTGGTGCGGGCTTTAATACACGGTTAGGAGCTCTCTCTGTTGATGCCACACAATCTCAAAGCGATAGTAAGCAGGGCGATAACAAAGGTCAGAGTATCCGTTTCCTTTACAGTAAAACGGTTCCGGACACAAATACTACTTTCACTTTGGCGGGTTACCGTTATTCGACAGAGGGCTATAGAACACTTGACGAACACGTGGATAGTAACAGCCTGGACATTGGAGACCGTCCGACCGGACGGGCGCGTTCGAAATTCAATTTGACGGTGAATCAGCGCCTTGGTCTTCGCGAAGGTACCGTATATCTCTCGGCCTCCGATCAAGACTATTGGAATCTTTCCGGACGAACTCGTACTTTACAAGCAGGTTACAGTGGTGCGTGGGATAAACTTAATTATTCCCTAAACGTTACTCACAGCCGTTATGCAGACAACTACTCTCATCGGTACGGCCAGAATTCCGGTAAAGATCGGGATACACAAGTTACCTTGAGTGTATCGTTTCCCTTGGGTGATGAAGCACGATCATCCCGCGTCAGTTTCAATGCGACCCATGATAAGACTGGAACGGGTACGCGAGGCAATGTCAGTGGTTACGTCGCTGGTCGCGACGACGTCAATTACCTGGTCGGTGCGGGCCGTACTGCATCAGGCGAAAGTAGTGGTGAGGCCAGTATCACTGCTAAGACTCCGTACGCCACCGTTGGAGCCGGTTATAGTCAAGGGTCTAGTTACGATAATGTTACGTTGAGCGCCCGTGGTTCTGTCGTCGCGCATGGTGGCGGCATTAACTTTGGTCAACCTATTGGGGAGACGTTTGCGCTAGCCGAGGTTGAAGACACACCAGGAGTACAAGTGGGCAATTATGCTGGTGTTAGAACTGGCGGCAATGGATACGCGATCATCCCGAATGCTCAGCCTTACCGCACCAACTGGGTGAACTTGAACACTCGTGATCTCGGCGCAGATATCGAGTTGGAAACAACCAGTCAGCAGATAATTCCAAGACGCGGCTCTATAACAAAAGCAAAATTCAAGGCGAAATCAGGTATACGCCTTGAGGCAGTGTTCAACTCACTCAGCGGATCTAAAGTCCCTTTTGGTGCAGTTGTAGAGAACGAAGAGGGGCAGCAGTTGGCCATTGTCGATCCGAGACAAACAGCATTGGTACTTTTAGAGAAGCCCGAAGGTGAGTTGAAGGTAAAATGGGGTAAACAGAGCTGTATGGCAGCTTACTCACTTACCGATCTGAAGTCTGGTGAAAACTATCAGACGCAAACATTAAGCTGTAAATAA
- a CDS encoding fimbrial biogenesis chaperone, producing the protein MLASQAHAGISLSQTRLVFEAENKEENLTVRNESDQPILVQSWLDGGKAEDKAVPFAVTPPLTKLGAKGQQLLRLLYKGSGLPQDRESVVWLNVQEIPAKSDAANTLQIAVRQRIKVFYRPSDLTGSVADAPSSLQWLLEKDGKSISVHNPSAYHVSTLQIYLGSGSVKTLVSDRRMFAPGEKASLPVPGEFTGGGTTLSFLSINDWGGQQAFGASLQPNVSTPAALINK; encoded by the coding sequence GTGCTTGCATCCCAAGCGCATGCTGGCATTTCGTTGAGTCAAACTCGGTTGGTTTTCGAGGCTGAGAATAAAGAAGAAAACCTCACTGTCCGCAATGAGTCGGATCAGCCAATTCTCGTACAGTCTTGGTTGGATGGGGGTAAGGCGGAAGACAAAGCGGTGCCATTTGCAGTCACACCACCGCTTACAAAGCTTGGTGCAAAAGGTCAACAACTGCTGCGGCTGCTCTACAAAGGCAGCGGTCTGCCTCAAGATAGAGAGTCAGTGGTATGGCTAAACGTACAGGAAATTCCTGCGAAGAGTGATGCAGCGAACACATTGCAAATTGCAGTACGTCAACGAATTAAAGTGTTCTATCGCCCGTCTGATCTTACGGGTAGCGTAGCAGACGCACCGTCAAGTCTGCAGTGGCTGCTGGAAAAAGATGGTAAGTCCATTAGTGTGCATAACCCTAGCGCCTACCATGTTTCAACACTGCAGATTTACTTGGGTTCCGGTTCGGTAAAAACCTTGGTCAGTGATCGACGCATGTTTGCGCCGGGTGAAAAGGCCTCTCTTCCAGTTCCTGGTGAGTTCACGGGTGGCGGCACAACATTGAGCTTTTTAAGCATTAATGATTGGGGAGGGCAGCAAGCATTCGGTGCGTCGTTGCAACCAAATGTCTCTACCCCGGCTGCATTAATAAATAAATAA
- a CDS encoding response regulator transcription factor — MKILLVDDHPVIRCALRSFLTQNGFDVLGEASDGLTALQMIQELDPDIIILDIDLPKLDGLGVLKKLWLQSKEYRTLILTGVQSTEIAVRCIHAGASGYLRKDSDMSELLAACMALKSNNTWFSKEIMNSVRKQDFASTEREMISQLSPRELNVLRALTRGESNISIATNLHISSKTVSTYRSRLQQKLQVNGILDLADLAKRNGLI, encoded by the coding sequence ATGAAAATTTTATTGGTAGACGATCACCCGGTGATACGCTGCGCCCTACGCTCTTTTCTTACACAAAATGGCTTTGATGTTTTAGGAGAGGCTAGTGACGGATTAACCGCACTTCAGATGATTCAAGAACTCGATCCAGATATTATAATACTCGATATTGACTTACCTAAACTTGACGGATTGGGGGTACTCAAAAAACTTTGGTTGCAATCCAAAGAATATCGCACCCTTATCCTAACCGGCGTGCAGAGTACTGAGATTGCCGTCCGCTGTATCCATGCAGGTGCTAGTGGCTACCTTCGGAAAGATAGTGACATGTCAGAACTATTAGCCGCTTGCATGGCGCTAAAAAGCAACAATACTTGGTTCTCAAAAGAAATCATGAATTCCGTTCGCAAGCAGGACTTCGCTTCAACAGAAAGGGAAATGATCAGTCAATTATCCCCTAGAGAACTAAACGTATTGCGAGCCTTAACAAGGGGCGAATCTAACATTAGCATAGCAACAAACCTACACATAAGCAGTAAAACTGTCAGCACATACCGAAGTAGGCTTCAGCAAAAACTTCAGGTTAACGGTATTCTAGACTTGGCCGACCTTGCAAAAAGAAACGGTCTTATTTAA
- a CDS encoding LysR substrate-binding domain-containing protein, translating to MIVKLGGGRFSINSIGMIRRLAALDMGVIVMPEQLVADDVAAGRLRRVLPTWQGESVPVDAITQTRLLPAKTQHFIEFLHKKLRKSG from the coding sequence ATGATTGTGAAGCTCGGCGGGGGACGGTTCTCGATCAACAGTATCGGCATGATCCGTCGTTTGGCAGCCCTGGATATGGGAGTCATTGTGATGCCCGAGCAATTGGTGGCTGATGACGTAGCGGCGGGCCGGCTACGTCGGGTACTGCCCACCTGGCAGGGGGAGTCGGTGCCGGTTGATGCCATCACGCAAACCAGGCTTCTGCCCGCCAAGACCCAGCATTTCATCGAATTTTTGCATAAAAAACTAAGAAAGTCGGGTTAA